In Pangasianodon hypophthalmus isolate fPanHyp1 chromosome 13, fPanHyp1.pri, whole genome shotgun sequence, the genomic window AGTGATTACAAAAAATAGAGATTTATGTATTAAACATTGCGCAACTGTGCACACGTCATTTCCATTTGACTTACCAAATttgacagaacacattatgtTCAGAAATGGTATTGCTTACTATGAAAGTAAAGGATCCTTCTGCAAGATCtgtttttctagaaataaatactgCAGCTATGAATCACCCaatttttaatatcaaataCAAATGGATGTTGCAAGCAGCTACTTAACAATATaccaccattaaaaaaaagagaaaagaaaccaCTTTAAAACCAGGTTAGGTTTTCCCAAAGTGCAGATTAAGGATTAGACATCATTAATGGTGAGTGAGACAAAGGATCTTGCGCTTCTTGATaatttggggggtgggggtgtgaATAATAGACAAATCCAGAGTCATATTAATAATGTGGTGATCAACTCTGACAACAGCCCTATGTTCACTTTCTGTAGTGTGGATGTTCATTGTTTTGAAGTCTTACGTCTTACAGACACAGTAAAGAGACACTGCTGTAGTCAAAGGCATGGGGCGAGGCATGGAAACTAATTCGGTGCAGTCGCTGCACGTGTTGCTTTGGGGTTTCTTTTAAGTAATGGAAATAGCAACGGCCAAGCTCCTGAACCCATGGGTCAAATTATAATTGTCATGTGGGGTGGGGGGCTTGAATCCCGTGTCTGGTCTCAtcttctcttttaaaaaaaaaaaaggacaatacATGCCTTCTGCTTTCAGATGACATAATTTGAGTTTTACACTGTCATTTAGTTGATGGTTTCCACTCGTGAATCCATCAATATTATACTTTGGCTCTTTATTTACTGACTTCAGAAACTGACCGCACAGAAGGAGGTAATCaagctcaaacagatcaggctgatttgtcaaaaaaaaaataaaaaatctgcagTCTTGTTTTTGTTGGTTAGTCTTTGATTAGATGAGAAAGTGAATACAtcgttattttttttactttgtaagATAATTTCCTATGCAAATTCAGTTCCATCAGTGTTCCATCAAATCCATGCAAACTGGCTTGGAGAAGGCACAAATTTtcacaaacaaatgtttaacGTGGGCCTATTTAATTGCTGTAAACAGTACTGCTGTCAGATGGAATGATAGGGCAGAAGCTGTTCCCAAACTTACTGGTCCAACACAGAACCTTGGCCTTTCTAGGTTCCACTTCAATTCAAGGAGGGCACACTGTTAATGAGTTAATTACTTTAAAGTATTAAGAAAAGTCTGACAGTAAGTGATGTACAGTGATAATGACAGTACACCAGGACGCGCCCTTTCCCCCTTGTGTGTCTTCTTTGTTATGACGGTGAGCATTTCGGCACATGGTGGAGTGCTTATTCTGGTTTCATGTGTTGTAGGACATGTTCCCTCCCTTTGACAAACATGACCTACATTCAGAATTAGCGCGCgcgctcgctcacacacacacacacacacacacacacacacaacctgtgCATCAGAATACACGTCGGTTTCCGCCGATTGCATCATCTTTTGTCCGACTCGGGCCATTTAACCAACTCAAAACTGGAAAATGTCTCCCATGTGTTCACTCTGATACCGGAAAGGCATCAAACACGCGATCATTGGATTTAACCGGAGTGTAATCGCATCGCAGATACAGTATGAGTACAGTACTATAGTAATGAAAACGGGTTTAACTGTCTTATCACGACCACCTGCAACATTAAccggtttttgtttttgtctcgaGCCTACAGAATACCCTACTAATTATCTAAGTATGACAAAATATTAAGCCACTAAATGGTTATTACGGTATTATATGATTTTGGACGCATTCTACTAACTGCTGCGACCTGCGTACTGCGGAAACCCAGTAAGCTATGTTGCAATGTTGTTTCCGTGTTATTCCATATGCCAGAGACAGAGATAGGATATTCCTGAGACCACACATGAACTTGGAGAAAGTAGGTTAGTAGGCTAGTTTGGGACACAAAGCACACACTCGGTAGCCGTAAGCTATCGCGTTAGCTAACCGCATGAAAGACACAACATATTTACTGATTTCAAACATACAGGTCTGTCCAGGGGTGTGCTATAGAAGTATAAGAAGAACCGTCTGAAGACTGAGTCAGGAAAACGCTGCCAGTTCAGGTGGTTTTGCCTTTAATGTCTGGTTCCTGTGTGTTTAGTTCAAAAGTTCCGGGCGGTCACTTCTCCTTCAGCCAAAGCCAACAGTCACACCATAAGCAAGGGGAGGTGTCGGGGCTGTAAGCTCGTTCTCCCCGGTGCTTTAGGCTCATTCTTTCCGGGGGCTGTAGGCTAGTTCTTCCTGGGGCTGTAGGCTAGTTCTTCCTGGGGCTTTAGGCTAGTTCTCCCCGGGGTTGTAGGCTCATTCTTTCCGGGGCTGTAGGCTAATTCTTCCCGGGGCTTTAGGCTAGTTCTCCCCGGGGCTGTAGGCTAGGTCTTCCCCGGGGCTTTAGGCTAGGTCTTCCCCGGGGCTTTAGGCTAGTTCTCCCCGGGGCTTTAGGCTCGTTCTCCGCGGGGAAAGAAGGGGTTAACGGGCTGGCTCGACAAACACTAACACCCGCGTTAACCTTTATCGGGACTGCAGGTCACACGTGACGACCAGCAGCGTGTCAGCATCATCTCTCCGCTTGTAAACCGGAATCAGAAACTACTTCTCATTTTATCTGGTCCCTCAGACCAAGGAAAATGATATCACAATATAATGTCAGAAGTAAACTGTAACTAATTGCTATTGCCTAATATCAAACCCATCAGTCATGAAAGCCCTAAATGGTATAGCCTAAGCCATAGACATATGCACTGAATGCGCCCTGTGAGAGTCTCGTGCACTCGTTTCCAGGCTCGTGCTGTTGTTAGCAGCAATCCCGCACTGGAACATGGAGACGGGGCTACAAGCCTCGCCTTGACATTGAGAAAATGCACCCAGACCAAGAGCTGGATGTCTAATGACCGCATAGTAAGGACACAGCATGAAACAAAAGCCTGTAGTATTCGGCTCTGTACGTGTGCTCACGCCTTTCCGTACGCACGCAAATATCAGACAGGGCAACATTTTTTCAGTAATAATATTTGGATTATTACGTCATATCACGAATATTCGGACCCGCGTGTTTATTGTGTTGCCGCCGCTGACTGATGTTGCAGCTATTGACTTCCAGCTGACCCTCCAAACGCCATGCATTTACACAATGAAGCCAGAATTGGAGCTAAAtgattaacaaaacaaaaagcttaCCGTTGGTGTTGTACACGCGTATCCAAATTAATGGGCACAACACAGCCGCTGCTCGCTCTATAGCCGGTATGGTATAGGCAGAAACTGATAAGACATGCAAAGTGTCACGATTCCCGTTCAGCGCTCTGCTCGTATGCGGGCACGCGTTCAGTGTGACTCGTATTTTGGTTCCTCGTGTTGTGTTGTTGAGGCGCTCCAATGTCCTCCCTCCCTCGCTGTGCTGGAAATATATGTTAGTAGGTCACAGTTGCATAACTAGTTGCataacattctctctctctctccctctctctctctctctgcccatcCTCGAACCATGTTGCAGCAGCAGAGAGAGCAGGGAGGGACTAGGCACGTAGCCAGACGTGCTCCATGCATATAATAAGGTTaccagagggaaagagagagagagagagagagagagagagagatcctgaAACCTAGAGAACAGAAGACATTTTTAGAAACAAGCCCTCATAGAGACGATATAAAAAGAAACGGTTGGGAGAGGCTTGCAGGAGGGGAGCTATGATCCCTCTGACACTATACTAATTCAAAACCCCAAGATATGGAAATAGTGTATGCATatgcaagtgtttttttttgttaatccaGACTGTAAAATTGTACAAATGACTATCCACTTAACCACAAAGATTAAAGCTGAGAGTTCACAGGGTTTGTCAGGCAGGATCTGGCCAAGGCATAAGGTAGAGAAGAACTGGTAGGCCACAAATAACAACCTCTGCTCTTAAAATGTGCCAGCGAGCAAGTCTTCTGTGAGTGTTTGGTTCCTGTATATCCATGGATTTGACTCACTGCGTTGTTGCCCCGTCAGTGTTAGGCAATATGTGTAACGTGAAACCATATTTTTTTCGTAGGCAGGTAGTTTTTGCAAATTATCAAGCACTCAGCAAAGTTATGTATGTGAATACAGCATATCAAAAGATGTATTTAACTGTCTGGAGTCTGTCTGGTGAAGCAAGTTTACTCACTAGAAATAACCATAGGTTTTTATTGGCAAATTAAATAACAAGCACTAACAAGACCTCCATTATTTTTGTAAGCAACCCAGTGAACAATTAAATCTGCTCTAAAGAGGAACCCTTCCCCTGTTGTGACTCACGAATGCCTGTGAGGAAAATAAAAGATAAGTAATGTCCTATCTCAAATTACAATCTGAAGACACCTCAACATGAAGATGATGGATTTCCTTTAAACTGCATGGGTCTGATAATTACAGTATTTGACTATCTTTTATGTTTTCATAAAGCTATCCTGTCCATCACAGCTCAGTTTAATGCTGAAAGCTCTATATTTCTACACAGATGCAAGAAATGCATCTATAATTTTCGAACCCGCAACTTCTGggctttcatttcttttgtctgTCAGTGATGGCATTCATGGCAGCATTGCGATGGCCTTGAACTTGCCAATTCTCTTGCTCCCCCTTCTTCTCATTGGTCCCGCCCACTCCCCCATGTACCCCACCCTACCCCACCCAGCTTCATGGGTAGGCGGTTCCCATGGTAACTGTCACCAAGCCTGCCTAGTAACAGCCATCGTCTCATGCTGCATAAAGGGTGAAGGGGGTCGGAGGAGCGAAGAGGCTcacaatagtgtgtgtgtgtgtgtgtgagatgatggGCGGCAATGGGATCTTCATTAAAACAAGCTCTTTCACCTGAACTCAACTGCCACTCAATTCTTTGCACCCCAGGATGACCTAATTTTACATGAAGCTGGGGTATCCCCCAAACGGAGGAAGTTAATAAAAGGATTTGTTCAGCAACATTGGTCACATGTCTTAGATTGGCCCTCATTTTGGGCCAGGGCTAATCCAGAACCCCTGGGGTTTTCATGTTCTTTCACCGGAACATGACAGTGTTTAATGTCTCACATTTATATCTAGAATAAAATTAGCCATGTATTCTTGTAAATCTGTGAGATGATATGCTGATCCTCTGATATgaatgtgatcagtgtgttacATTTAAAGAACACATTTAAAGAAGCAATGTGCCCTTAGCTTCACATGGTCTGTTGTCATTTTTCACCATTCATAATTAATAAACTGGCAAAATGAGCAAAGACATATTAGAACAAAATGGTGACCTTACTATTTAATTTTCTGTGAAGGATTatctacaaaataaataaataaataaaaaaaccagACAATTGTTAGTCTGAGGTAACATGGGTTTATGATTTACTTGCTTTGTTCACACTGTAGTTGGGTGTTATGTAGAATCAGTCATtccatatattaataaaatggcTTTAAAAGGCATGTGATAAGCACTGCATTACGTCAACTGTTTCAAGACTGAACTAAGGAGGAATAAAAGAATTATGTGATTGCTGCCCTCTTGTGGATGAAGAATATATTAGTACAAATTAATTCTGATTATGAATATCAGTTCCCTTCCATACACAAGTCTACAGCATATCATCAGTGTGGCTGATTTTTCAGCCCTTATGGTGTGAAATTAATTTGGTCAAGTGCTGTTACAGATatcataattatattttttggaTTTACTGTACGCTGACAGTCATCAATGTTGTGCAACCAGCTTTAGTTTGGAAGAAATGTATAGATAGATAATGGAGATACTATTCAAGCTCATAAATCAGAATGAAAAACTGCTTAGGCTGttcctttctgttttatttagagAAGGATCTCTGGCTGTTTTCAGTCTAGCTGTGAATATTTGACATTGTTTAGTCCCTAATTCTAATTTTAATTAGAATTAGGGACTAAAAAAAGGGTTATATGTGTAATAACCTCTGAACTCCTGAAAGTAATGCTTGCTATACTTCATTCAGCAATTGTAAAGctaagatgaataaaatgttcttcTTACAGGCAATGCTTGGGGCAACAAACAGTACAATCCTACTGGGACACCATTTGTGAATCATTTTCCAAGCAGTCTACATCCTACCACCCGTACATCAGAAGTTCCAGGAATAATTGCAATTATTTTGCCGAAGTGGCTTCCAGTAAAAGATTGTTTGTGTAATGCGTGATTGTCTGGGTCCTGTTCAGTCCTGCAAGAGCTGTGTGAATGCCAGACTCGGGTAGGAAGCTCTGTCAGTCAGTTACAGGCATGTTTCTGCCACAGGCTATATGGGCCAGAGAACGTGAGCTATAATAAAGAAATCAGTTATAGAGGCACAAGGAGAGACGAGAAGTTTATTAAAACTTCTtaaaagacagtgagagagagagagagagagagaaagcatttTAATTTTCCATTCAAACTGTACTAGTAAATCTAATACTGAGTACATTTTCACTGCAGTTCAGTAGTTTTGAATTTTGTTTTCATACTTTTGGTAATTTTAATATGTAATCCAGTGACATATATTCCATCTCGATTCCTTACTGTATATGCACCTACTGTGCAGCACCATAACTTACAAGAAGTAATCAGAAAGATATTCTTACATAGTATTTAAGTTATTAAGTAGATCTGATTTATGCATGaaaaaatacatactgtatattcttatGTATGTTTGATTGCAAAGAAGGAAAACTTTATATATGTTGTCAAATATTTATTCACatataaaaacactgaacacacataaatacacaaggCAACACAGGTTTTTACCACCATTGTACACATTACAGTGTTTTAGTTACTAGTTACACACAATCCTGATCTCAGATGGCAGTAACAAGCAGTATAAAGGGGGAAAAGGCAGGAAAAGGCATTTATGTGATGTCTTGGGCTATGAGACTATGATATTGtgcatttcagcaaaatgttttatttcttattgtatttttattgatgCCTTATGTAGTGACATTGAGTTTAAGAAAGGTGATATacaaatatgtattattattattattattattattattaatctgttACAATTTTACCAATCTTAAATAATGACAACAAAAATACTCCagacttatttttttttgggcttTCCTaaattttttctccattctctgaaagcttttatctttttttttttgacatttatgCCTTCCCTTTTCAAATCTGCATGACGTGTAATGGAGTTAAACTATAAGACAAACTGTTATGGAATATTTACCTGTAAACACAATCAGCACCAGATTCATTTCCTATGCATTTTCAAATTGAGAAATCTGACATATAACAGCAGAGTTGACAGTGAATATGGGaatgttgtgttaaatatgacTGACACACTTTGGTTTGGTGACCCACTGGAGTCTAGCAGTAATGTCTGTTTGGGTAGAGTGACTGAAGTGCCATAGGTAAGAGCCTGCTggtagagagagaaatgttATCTCCCTGGTGTGAGGAGTTGCAGCACATACAGTGACATCCATACTGTATCTCCATCTGACACAACCCTTACCTACTTACTTACTCTTCCTGTCATGAAACTAGTTAAAGAAACTGAAGGATAGTCTAAGAGTCTACTGGCTACTACCAGAGTCATGACAGTGCCCTAAAATTCAGTTTCAACACTGTTCTGAATAAAAATCTTATGGTTTATTGTTTATGGCTGGGTCTGGCTCAGAAAGACCAAGCTCCCTGTATTCAGTCTGTTCTAGAGAGCTGAGATCTTTAGTTCATTTTGGAGAGCTGCTCGGAGAAGAGCTTCTTGAGCTGTGCCACTTCCTCCCCAAGGGAGCTAAGCTGAGATTTGAGCATGCTGTTCTCAGCGTGGTAATATGCCTCGCTGTGGTTCCCATGTGGCTGACCACTGCTGCAACCACCCATCGGGCCACCATTATGATGAGGGAGCATTTTTCGAGATTCGTCCCCTTCATGCTGTGACCAGAGCCGAGCCCCTTCACCCATGCCAAATGGGAAATGATTTCTGGTGGTTTCCCGTCCTCCTGTGAGCTGCACAGGACTGCGTCTTTCACTGGAGTTCTCGCTATCGCTGCTGCCTGGACACTTGAAACGTAATTTATGTGGGAGACTCTTCATACCTTCCACTGAGTCCCCATTTCCAGATGCTGTGGAGGTGTGCCCTGTTGAGACCTGTGCCACAAGAGTGTCAGGGGCAGGAGAGTGGTGATATTCACAGCCCAACTCATCAGATCTGTTTGGAGACAGTTTGCCATGATCGCTCAGCCGGTCCTCAAAAAATACAGGACTTCCAACACTGGAGCCTCCAGGAGTTGAGAAGCCTGAGTCCTCTGACATGCTGCCATTCTCCCTGATACCTCGTCCCACATGGAACACAGCCTGAGTGGAATTTGGATGGGGCGCCACAGCAGTATTGGAGTGAAGCCCATCTTCACGGAGAAGGTAATAATGTGAGCTGGCAGGCTGAGGAACGCACGGTGCTGTGGTGGTTAACGGAAGGATGGCCGCATTCGAGGGTTCTTTGACCAAGCCAAAGCGGTATTTGAGTGCTAATAGTTCTGCTCTGAGCCTTGCGTTCTCCTCAAGCAGCCCAAGAACACGGTTCTCTAGCACCATGTCATTGACACGGCGCTTCTCCCGTGAGCGCTTGGCTGCTTCGTTGTTCTTCTTGCGCTTGTCCCAGTACCCTTCATCCTTCTTCTCCTGGGGGATGAACTCACGCTTGCGCCTCAGTGTGCCTCCACCCTGGGTCACCTCTTTGCGTTTCAACGCTGATGGGCGGCCTAACAATGAGCGAGCCAGCAGACTGCTCGATGTTAGGATGGAGACAGCCTCCTCTGTGAAAGacattgtgctgctgtgggTTGCCACATCTAATCCCAGCATTCCTGTGCTCACAGCCTCCACAGCTGGCAGCACCCCCGCACTCTGCTCTCTCATTTCTTGAGATCCCTCTTCAAACATACTTGAAATAAAACTGTCAAGTCACACAagtttcctttttaatttaGGTCAGCTTCAGCTTTGTTTGTATAACAGCGCCACCTAGAGgccaaacagagaaaaaaaaccgcTTTAATCGTTACGTAAGATCCATTACAACACAATGTTATGTAACTCAGAAGATGTTTCCAGTAAGGCAGAGTACATTTGTGCAACATGTCGTAATCGAGCCAAAAGACCTTCAGCTATATTTACTGTTTGCCTGCTACCTCTTAAAGGCAAAGGCAGACTTTATCACAGTATGTTAAGAATTTTAGAATTTTCTAGTGCTCTGTTTGTTAAGTGATAtgttgttttggcagcacaTTTTTCTACAAGGCtagatttctataaagctgttAAACTGGGGTTTAGAGTCACTGGAGCTGAAGATCACTCAGTCGGGACGTTGAACTGTGTGCATGACGTCACGCAATAACGCAGAAAAGGGACTTCTAGGAATTGTGCTGACCTTTAACACAGAACGCAGTGTGACTGGGTTCCTGCAAGTGTCCTCACACAACTATCACACAATACAGAGCCATAATCACTGTAATAACCACTGCTTATCTACATTAGCAGTGGTTATTACAGACTGAAGATACACTAAGTTTTCAGACAttgattatttaatgtttttaaatgtctttaaagCCAAAACAACGACACAAGATTATTTATTGTCTAAATGCAGACATCTGGGAAGATATTTCATAGCCAGGATCTTATCTCGGTGTCACATGACATTCATGCACTAAAAGATATCGTTTGTTTTGGCACCATGTCATCAGCATGTTCGTGGAATTAGTGGAACTGCCTCAGCACTCCGGATACACTGCGCTTCACACATCCTCAACTTCTATCACTTCTATCAGCTACATGCTGTACATTCGTACATTAATCAGGTCCTTCGTAAAACACCTGTATTCTTCGCGATTGTGAGGAAATCAATCAGCAATGATATAATCGCGCGAGATTTTCTTGGCAATGCACCATAACTTGCATTTTGCGAAATGGTCCAATCCTGTCTGTTAAAGTTCctgaataaaaaacacaataaatcagtgTCCAGTCTGTTAACATGTGTCCTTACCTTTAAAATGATCTCCTGAGTTCTGGCCAGGGAAAATCCGAGGTCAATGCAAAAAGCGTTTGCATCCAAGTgaaggcagttttttttttttttttttaatggatttaaGGTTTTAAGATGTTAAATGTGTCATCCGGTGTAAATTGTGACAGAATGTCATGTGCAGTGCTGCTACCTTTCCTGGATCGTTTGTGCTCCGTTTGAACGCCGCAGCTCCTATTTGTAGCTTTGCATGTGGAGTTCAGTCGAGGACGCGCTCTATCCTCGCCTGAACCAGCGGCTCTCCACTGAGTCGGTTCCTTTCCGAGTGATTCGTTTAAGCAAATCGGGAGATTCGATTCTCGAGAACAAACGAATCGGAATTCTTTGCTatagcgtgcgtgtgtgtttttcttgaaATGATATATTTTCCTATGACATCTTCTTCTTGGCTGACCATATGGTTGTATTATTCATGATCTGTGAAGTGTAACTTTGAAGTTCAAGACTTCTCAGCCAGTTATTAAGTTTTAGAAAACTATTTCAAATCTATTTCAaacaaactattcaaatattaggcgcATTAGGTAAATATGGGAACAAGGTTACAAGCAAGGTAAGCGACTTCGCTCCCTGTGCACATCAGTGAGCTTTGGTCGGCCGTGAACCTgccgccggttcaccggttgtccttccttggaccacttttggtactaaccactgcgtaccgggaacaccccacgaAACCTgtcgttttaaagatgctctgacccagtcgtctagccgtcacaatttggcccttgtcaaaatcGCTGAGATCCTTACGCTTACCCAttcttcctgcttccaacacatcaacttcgagaactgactgttcacttgctgcataacatatctcaacccttgacaggtgccactgtagtgagataatggttttaatgttatggctgattggtgtgtgtgtgtgtgtgtgtgtatatatatatatatatatatatatatatatatatatatatatatatatatatacaactcaaactgctgatctctagAGTCTctacagtctctagagtttacacagaatggtacaaaaaacaaaaaaacattgagtgagcgacagttctgtgggtggaaacgccttgttgataagagaggtcagaggagaatgtctAGATTGGTTTGAACTGCCAGCAAgtatatagtaactcaaataatcactctttacaaccatggtgagcagaaaagcatctcagcatgcagaaAACATCGacccttgaggtggatgagctacaacagcagaagaccacattgggttccgcTCCTGTCAActgagaacaggaatctgaggctattatGGGCACaatcttatatatatacagtactgcgcaaaagtcttaggcacatgcaaagaaatgctgtagagcaaagatgcctgcaaaaataatgaaattaaatgtttctacattaaaaaatactataaagagcagcaaacactaataaatgaaacaaagtcaatatttggtgtgacgatccttcactttttttttccttttttaatagtagtctcaggtacagtgtgtgcagttttataaggaaatgagctgtaagttttacatcttgcagaagcagctacagttcttctggagactttgactgtcacacttcttatttttgcagcaaaacccagcagccttcattatgatttttgtctgaaaagtgtctcttatgtaatctgccgctttctttactgacatacaaacatttttctgtaacatttaattttgtgctggaaaactaatgttggaaatctaaaaagtttttgtactgaatcaataatgtagaagtcataaaataaaaatctataacgaagtttgtactaaaaaaaaaaaaaggggtgcctaagacttttgcacagtactgtatgtatgtatgtatatatatatatatatatatatatatgtgtgcgtgtgtgtgtgtgtgtttgctgggTAAGACAGGTTTTCATAACTGGGGCCTAGTGTTTAgttttaaacagaaatgcaCTTAAAATTAGACAAAGTGatgtgtaatgtaaatgttttgttcaGTCCATTTATGAAAGTTTAGGTCATTAGCATGCGGTGTAGCATAACTGTCCTTGTGGGGATTGTTGCCAACTTACCTCACCACACTGGATGTTGTCCAGCACTTAAGTCACTTTTTACCATTGTGCATGAAGAGCATTTTTACAATCACAAATGATCAGAGAGAACCCACCAGGCAGAGCAGTTTCTAATATATGTGCTACAAGATGCTGCTTGTACAAGATGCTGAAGTCTTCATTACAGCTCGATGATGATCTATGAATTAGATTAATTGATCTGAATTGAATACATTAGATTAATTTATGCACTGATTCACAATTTCTATTtaagaaaaatgtcattttgataAATCCTCCTTGCTTTTTTGATAACTGAGTAGACTATTTTGAGTAGACTTAGCAGACTGTTTTGCATGTTAATTCCTTCTGGTTTTGGCAGAACATAAGGTATGATTGTATGATTGTAACAACCGACCTGTTTATTCAAAACCTAATAACTCATCATGCTAGTGAAATAACTGCACAGTGTCCATTCATCTTTTTACATTTGATTACCATCAGGTATTTGATTTGAGTGATACAACAGTCAAAGTGAAAAGTAAGACAACCAACCCCATGTCTTCCTACcatcattatttaatattttttattcctaaACATTTCACCCACAGAACCCAAATTGTTCCACATTGTTGTAATAATTATagttatattgttttaaaatgctttatcatataaacatcacatttcttagttttttaaaaactgaaaataataataataataataaaaaaaaatccaagtatATCCAAGCTGACATTTTAGGGGTACAAACATGTAGAGCTAGAAGGGTCAAGGATTTAAACTCATGCTGTGTCtattctcttttctttatataagtACATAAATAGAACATAATTATATGGATTTTATAATTATCCTTAATTATTGAGTGTGAAGTGTGCATGAGTTCAGAAAACTTACATAACAGCACCTTGTTTTGATGACATGTCTCTTGCTAAAACTCTTTCAGAACAGTTCAAACTCTAGTGATTATAGAACTGAAGTGAAAAATATGGTATGTAGCAAGAAGTGTGGCTAGTAACAAATCTATTCAGAAGTACACCAACTTGACTGTCTTTTTAAACCATCTAGAAGATTCCAGTACTGGAGTCT contains:
- the nfil3-6 gene encoding nuclear factor, interleukin 3 regulated, member 6, whose product is MFEEGSQEMREQSAGVLPAVEAVSTGMLGLDVATHSSTMSFTEEAVSILTSSSLLARSLLGRPSALKRKEVTQGGGTLRRKREFIPQEKKDEGYWDKRKKNNEAAKRSREKRRVNDMVLENRVLGLLEENARLRAELLALKYRFGLVKEPSNAAILPLTTTAPCVPQPASSHYYLLREDGLHSNTAVAPHPNSTQAVFHVGRGIRENGSMSEDSGFSTPGGSSVGSPVFFEDRLSDHGKLSPNRSDELGCEYHHSPAPDTLVAQVSTGHTSTASGNGDSVEGMKSLPHKLRFKCPGSSDSENSSERRSPVQLTGGRETTRNHFPFGMGEGARLWSQHEGDESRKMLPHHNGGPMGGCSSGQPHGNHSEAYYHAENSMLKSQLSSLGEEVAQLKKLFSEQLSKMN